In the Treponema sp. J25 genome, one interval contains:
- a CDS encoding thioredoxin family protein → MKIQILGSGCPKCKQLEENARRAVAQLGITADFEKVSNIDDIMNMGVMMTPALAIDGKVKEMGKVLSPESIMQIIQNHQ, encoded by the coding sequence ATGAAGATTCAAATCCTTGGAAGTGGTTGTCCCAAATGTAAACAGCTTGAAGAAAATGCCCGGCGGGCAGTGGCTCAATTAGGTATTACGGCGGATTTTGAAAAGGTAAGCAATATTGACGATATCATGAACATGGGAGTCATGATGACCCCCGCCCTTGCCATCGATGGAAAGGTAAAAGAAATGGGAAAAGTACTTTCGCCTGAAAGTATTATGCAAATAATTCAGAATCATCAATGA
- a CDS encoding ABC transporter substrate-binding protein codes for MKRKLFSSITALALTMSISGQAKNGPIVDKVIYDVRMDQTIAIKDTAEGKTDVFFTGLDAGTFFGIPKADLDKLSVYAVPSGSWSLLLNPIPNEAPYTFKAKDGKEIFNPLAIQEVRYALNWLIDRKKIVDEVLKGGGEPMFTAMTPGQPGTYRFNLIPAKLGMTSRGNEKRALDDIEKAMQAAANLPANKGKLVKSGQWWTYNGEPVTVKFMIRVDDPTGRLPMGRYVADQIEKAGIKVERLEYDRSKAGKLAYYSDPADWEWSMYTEGWGAGATRAWWDVSVSQMYAPYFGYMPGGKTEGFWNYKDDTIDQMAQKLYNGWFLTADEYWGDNLKVTEMALKEAIRIYIASQTQYYVANKNRFNSRMLYGMGDGLNNWSVRSADVKADNKGEKVLRITQYSARGGLFMSSWDPVGTDGFSDVYSAAIVEACTDPSTFEAPHNAKDTPLRVKYDLKKLETKIRAGKDGKPEGLIPVDPTAIMYNSRTKKWESGIVYKEVEPGKYDYVKEAKPTAYSKLSDVEYIYGKWHSGQPVTIADIMYASAFVAEWANKDGENDPYYDEALAAQYQPAIATSKGIVLNRNGTFTSYYDFNWPMDLDRVAASGVVSPKAGNPGRQTLVSFEIYEALAKLVAEGSQSGTVYSFTSDEAVTEVDVINPKCVADIKAKLQDFVKARYVPDSIKQWITADQAVARYNAAIKFIDTYGHAYISNGPFFISKVDYNANYIELSAFRDYPYKSDYFPKLFATTMTRIDNIKVPASVKRTEDAKIDITVSEVAYPADTARAASNKVNVTLTLIKADNSETVYTARFVSNGNFQVTIPAKDLGALRPGSYTIVIQSVLANEAPAVQPANLVVF; via the coding sequence ATGAAAAGAAAGCTTTTTTCTAGTATTACAGCTCTAGCACTCACTATGAGTATTTCCGGTCAAGCAAAAAATGGCCCTATCGTGGATAAAGTTATCTACGATGTTCGAATGGACCAAACCATTGCGATTAAAGATACTGCAGAAGGTAAAACCGATGTATTTTTTACCGGGCTAGATGCGGGGACATTCTTCGGTATCCCAAAGGCAGACTTAGATAAACTTTCTGTGTATGCGGTTCCTTCCGGTTCCTGGTCTCTCTTACTCAATCCTATTCCCAACGAGGCTCCGTACACCTTTAAGGCAAAAGATGGGAAAGAAATATTTAATCCCCTGGCAATTCAGGAAGTTCGCTATGCCCTTAACTGGCTGATCGATCGTAAGAAAATCGTGGATGAAGTACTAAAAGGTGGTGGAGAACCTATGTTCACCGCCATGACACCTGGCCAGCCGGGGACCTATCGATTCAATCTCATTCCTGCCAAGCTGGGTATGACCTCCCGGGGGAATGAAAAGCGGGCCCTCGATGATATTGAAAAGGCCATGCAGGCTGCGGCTAATTTACCAGCTAACAAAGGGAAACTCGTAAAAAGCGGCCAGTGGTGGACCTACAATGGGGAACCCGTCACTGTGAAGTTTATGATCCGGGTAGATGATCCTACCGGAAGGCTCCCCATGGGTCGATATGTAGCTGACCAAATTGAAAAGGCAGGTATCAAGGTAGAACGCCTCGAATACGACCGTTCGAAAGCGGGTAAACTTGCATACTATTCCGACCCCGCTGATTGGGAGTGGTCAATGTACACCGAGGGTTGGGGTGCAGGTGCTACCCGGGCCTGGTGGGACGTTTCGGTTAGCCAGATGTACGCGCCCTACTTCGGATATATGCCCGGCGGAAAAACCGAAGGGTTCTGGAATTACAAAGACGATACCATTGATCAGATGGCACAAAAACTATATAACGGCTGGTTCTTAACCGCCGACGAATACTGGGGGGACAACCTTAAGGTTACCGAAATGGCCCTGAAAGAGGCGATTCGTATCTATATTGCAAGCCAAACCCAGTATTATGTGGCAAACAAGAACCGCTTCAATAGCCGTATGCTCTATGGTATGGGGGATGGACTTAACAACTGGTCGGTCCGTTCTGCCGATGTAAAAGCCGATAACAAAGGAGAAAAGGTTCTGCGCATTACCCAGTATTCGGCTCGGGGTGGCCTTTTCATGAGTTCCTGGGATCCGGTCGGAACCGATGGATTTAGTGATGTCTATTCCGCTGCTATTGTAGAAGCCTGTACCGATCCTTCGACGTTTGAAGCTCCCCACAATGCAAAAGACACACCGCTGCGGGTAAAGTATGACCTTAAGAAGCTGGAAACTAAAATACGGGCCGGGAAGGATGGTAAACCAGAGGGACTTATTCCGGTGGATCCCACGGCAATTATGTACAACTCGAGAACTAAAAAGTGGGAAAGCGGCATTGTGTATAAGGAAGTAGAGCCGGGTAAGTATGACTATGTAAAAGAGGCAAAACCCACGGCATATAGCAAGCTTTCCGATGTGGAATACATCTATGGCAAATGGCATTCAGGACAGCCGGTTACCATCGCGGACATCATGTATGCCTCTGCCTTTGTGGCTGAATGGGCAAACAAAGATGGCGAAAACGATCCCTATTATGATGAAGCTTTGGCCGCTCAATATCAACCGGCTATAGCCACATCCAAAGGGATAGTACTTAATCGTAATGGGACCTTTACTTCCTACTATGACTTTAACTGGCCCATGGACCTTGATCGGGTTGCCGCAAGTGGTGTAGTAAGTCCTAAAGCAGGTAATCCTGGTCGACAAACCCTGGTTTCCTTCGAGATTTATGAGGCCCTGGCTAAATTGGTGGCGGAAGGATCCCAATCCGGTACAGTTTATTCATTTACAAGCGACGAAGCGGTTACCGAGGTGGACGTCATCAATCCTAAATGCGTCGCAGACATCAAGGCAAAACTCCAGGACTTTGTAAAAGCCCGCTATGTTCCCGATTCAATCAAGCAATGGATCACCGCAGATCAGGCGGTGGCTCGATACAATGCGGCCATCAAATTTATCGATACCTATGGACATGCCTATATTTCTAACGGGCCCTTCTTTATCAGTAAAGTAGATTACAATGCTAACTACATTGAACTCTCCGCATTCCGTGATTATCCCTACAAATCCGATTATTTCCCCAAACTCTTTGCTACTACCATGACCCGGATCGACAATATCAAGGTTCCAGCCAGTGTTAAACGAACAGAGGATGCAAAAATCGATATTACCGTTTCCGAGGTAGCATACCCCGCAGATACCGCCCGCGCTGCAAGTAATAAGGTGAACGTAACCTTAACCTTAATTAAAGCCGACAATTCTGAAACGGTCTATACCGCTCGTTTTGTAAGTAACGGGAATTTCCAGGTTACTATTCCCGCTAAAGATCTGGGAGCCTTGCGCCCAGGTTCTTACACAATTGTTATCCAGTCGGTCTTAGCAAACGAAGCTCCTGCGGTACAACCGGCTAATCTTGTAGTCTTTTAG
- a CDS encoding ABC transporter ATP-binding protein, which produces MNDIVLSVRNLKKYFRPHRNLVQTVLKNTPVRPIKAVDDISFDITKGEIFALIGESGSGKTTTGKLIMKLLDPTGGSIFFNGQDVTHLSKKALAEYRKRVQMIFQDPYASMNPRFRIRDVMEEPLIIHKVGSHRKERHALIAKALQEVKLTPPEEFMNRWPHMLSGGQRQRVATARTLLLQPLLLVADEPVSMIDLSTRAEILHMMKEVQQDLGLSYLYITHDLSTARYFADRIAVMYLGRIVEVGPADEIIDNPQHPYTQALIQAVPEPIPGRVSTIKELPISGEIPNPSNIPEGCRFHPRCPYATEECKNQEEPVLVPLSTNSNHFHACRRAGQFTPIGKTSTQV; this is translated from the coding sequence ATGAATGACATTGTATTATCGGTGAGAAATTTAAAAAAATATTTTAGACCCCATAGAAATCTTGTACAAACAGTACTCAAGAATACTCCCGTTCGTCCTATTAAAGCGGTGGATGATATATCTTTTGATATCACCAAAGGAGAAATATTTGCCCTGATTGGCGAATCCGGTTCAGGGAAAACCACCACAGGGAAGCTCATTATGAAGCTCCTTGACCCCACCGGCGGCAGCATTTTCTTTAACGGCCAGGATGTCACCCATCTTTCCAAAAAAGCGCTGGCTGAATACCGGAAACGGGTTCAAATGATCTTTCAAGATCCCTACGCATCCATGAACCCCCGCTTCCGTATTCGAGATGTAATGGAAGAACCCCTGATTATCCATAAAGTAGGTTCCCACCGGAAAGAACGGCACGCCCTGATCGCCAAGGCACTCCAAGAGGTAAAGCTTACCCCCCCTGAAGAATTTATGAACCGCTGGCCCCACATGCTTTCGGGGGGACAACGCCAACGGGTTGCGACAGCCCGAACCCTCCTCCTTCAACCATTGCTCTTAGTGGCAGATGAGCCTGTATCAATGATAGATCTTTCTACCCGGGCCGAGATCCTTCATATGATGAAGGAAGTCCAGCAAGATTTAGGACTCAGTTATCTGTATATCACCCATGATCTTTCAACGGCCCGCTATTTCGCCGATCGCATCGCCGTTATGTACCTTGGGAGAATAGTAGAAGTCGGCCCGGCCGACGAAATTATTGATAATCCTCAGCATCCGTATACGCAGGCTTTAATTCAAGCCGTCCCTGAGCCTATTCCAGGGAGGGTAAGTACCATAAAAGAACTTCCCATAAGTGGGGAAATCCCTAATCCGTCGAATATTCCTGAGGGCTGTCGTTTCCATCCCCGTTGTCCCTATGCCACCGAGGAGTGTAAGAATCAGGAAGAACCTGTGCTTGTCCCCCTTTCTACCAATTCGAATCACTTCCACGCCTGCAGGCGAGCTGGACAGTTTACACCGATAGGGAAAACATCGACCCAGGTCTAG
- a CDS encoding ABC transporter permease, giving the protein MKDFFGALSDFWKEFKKEKTGLIGLGIVIVSLLIIIFEPLLLPWKDTNTKWRNIDYWQDNTPSAPPVWTNWFTPTKATPTSRIDEYAHEIHDDEAGFVSETYTFTYHYDTDSSPQDIIFHMMGNGTFPLVCEIVRPDGNTIPFAQIYEEGLFDQDIRLSLNNDGKDAAFELLKQYVSEEVVEQLSSRSIQSTSIFFGALSDKSLEAFAPLKGTYQFKITMYRTDEESSIKAPYVIVTGDVSGLLGTDSEKRDLFSGLLAGLKWALAIGIVTSAISVLIGVMYGIISAYFGGWVDTAMQFIYQVFNSIPVLPVLIVSSAIFKPNIYTLIGVMVFFFWTGSVMTVRSMALQIKEETYIEAARALGAGHRRIIFKHMVPLLIPYSFASMALSVPSAIVYESSVSLLGLGDATIVTWGQILHDAIQAGAILKGIWWWVLPPGLLISIMGMSFAFLGFSMDKILHPKLKTR; this is encoded by the coding sequence ATGAAAGACTTCTTTGGTGCTCTCAGCGATTTCTGGAAGGAATTCAAAAAAGAAAAAACAGGCCTTATTGGTCTTGGAATAGTAATCGTTTCGCTGTTGATAATTATCTTTGAGCCCCTTCTTCTTCCGTGGAAAGATACAAACACGAAATGGCGAAACATTGATTACTGGCAGGATAACACCCCCAGTGCACCCCCGGTGTGGACCAATTGGTTTACTCCTACGAAGGCAACACCTACCAGCCGTATCGACGAATACGCCCATGAAATTCATGATGATGAGGCAGGTTTTGTTTCAGAAACCTATACGTTTACCTATCATTATGACACCGATTCTTCTCCACAGGATATCATTTTTCATATGATGGGCAACGGGACTTTCCCGTTAGTGTGTGAAATAGTCCGTCCCGATGGGAATACCATACCATTTGCCCAAATATATGAAGAAGGCCTCTTCGATCAGGATATTCGTCTTTCTCTCAATAATGACGGGAAAGATGCGGCCTTTGAATTACTGAAGCAATATGTCTCTGAAGAAGTGGTAGAACAACTCTCTAGCAGAAGCATCCAGAGCACTTCCATATTTTTTGGGGCCCTTTCAGATAAGAGCCTCGAGGCGTTTGCCCCCCTTAAGGGAACTTATCAATTTAAAATTACCATGTATCGAACAGATGAAGAAAGTAGCATCAAGGCTCCCTATGTGATTGTAACAGGCGACGTCTCAGGATTGTTGGGAACCGATTCGGAGAAACGGGACCTTTTTTCTGGCCTATTAGCGGGTCTTAAGTGGGCCCTCGCCATTGGGATAGTAACCTCCGCTATTTCGGTTCTTATTGGAGTGATGTATGGCATCATCTCTGCTTATTTTGGTGGATGGGTCGATACCGCCATGCAATTCATATATCAAGTATTTAATTCGATTCCCGTATTACCGGTCCTTATAGTAAGTTCCGCTATCTTTAAGCCAAATATTTATACCCTCATTGGGGTGATGGTGTTTTTCTTCTGGACCGGTTCGGTGATGACGGTCCGTTCTATGGCGCTTCAAATAAAGGAGGAAACCTACATTGAAGCGGCTCGCGCCCTGGGTGCAGGTCATCGTCGCATCATCTTTAAACATATGGTTCCCCTCCTTATCCCGTATAGTTTTGCCTCCATGGCCCTTTCGGTTCCCAGTGCCATTGTCTATGAATCCTCGGTGAGTCTCCTTGGTTTAGGGGATGCCACTATCGTCACCTGGGGACAGATTCTTCACGACGCCATCCAGGCGGGGGCTATTTTAAAAGGTATCTGGTGGTGGGTACTTCCTCCGGGTCTGCTCATTTCCATCATGGGGATGTCCTTTGCATTCCTGGGATTCTCCATGGATAAAATTCTGCATCCTAAACTGAAAACAAGGTAA
- a CDS encoding metalloregulator ArsR/SmtB family transcription factor yields MTEEEKKRCELRAEMFKALSHPLRIYMLEKLKERPRCVCELAQELGVDKSIVSKYLSQLKEAGLVEDRRRGVLVEYSLVAPCVLEMAACAETTVLLNRKRRLEL; encoded by the coding sequence ATGACTGAAGAAGAGAAAAAACGATGTGAACTCCGGGCGGAAATGTTTAAGGCCTTAAGCCATCCCCTGCGGATTTACATGCTGGAAAAGCTTAAAGAGCGTCCCCGGTGTGTCTGCGAACTTGCCCAGGAATTGGGGGTAGATAAATCAATCGTTTCCAAGTATCTGAGCCAGCTTAAAGAAGCGGGCTTAGTGGAAGATAGACGTCGGGGGGTGCTTGTGGAATATTCCCTGGTTGCCCCCTGTGTGCTCGAAATGGCGGCCTGTGCGGAAACCACCGTCCTCCTTAACCGGAAACGGCGCTTAGAATTGTGA
- a CDS encoding glycoside hydrolase family 43 protein translates to MKLLKNWGFLGIVGCLAISCVTDYREGMRATEPQIPTEGVAKVPGNGNPLISHKFGADPWALVYHNRVYIYLTSDVLEYANDGSVKENSYSKITTITCISSEDLLNWTDHGEIPVAGREGIATWARNSWAPSVVYKKIDGLDRFFLYFADSANGIGVLVGESPLGPWKDPLGRPLVSKSTPGFADVLWLFDPAVLVDDDGKAYLYCGGGVPPGKEIDPGTARVVKLGDDMISLDLDATGGKGLPLNPPYLFEDSGIHKYKGKYYYSYCTNFSGVHPKTIPTGAIAYMIGDTPLGPFSFVKTVFANPYQFFGVGGNNHHAFFEFRGEWYIVYHAQTLGKALGITKGYRSPHLNKMYFDENALIQDIVGDYKGVPQIAFLNPYQKVEAETMAWSAGIGTEPLEQKKPLTSPGNMVVCDIDTGDWIGLSKVDFGEEGAQSITCNVSSTSEGGYIDMYLDSLNGPRVGTVTVKNTGGNWVERSTPISRVTGIRDVYFLFRGGKEQKNLFKLDWWSFSRKK, encoded by the coding sequence ATGAAACTGCTAAAGAATTGGGGATTTCTGGGAATAGTAGGATGTTTAGCCATCTCCTGTGTTACCGACTATAGAGAAGGGATGAGAGCGACAGAACCGCAAATTCCTACCGAGGGGGTCGCAAAAGTGCCGGGGAATGGAAATCCCCTGATAAGCCATAAGTTTGGAGCCGATCCCTGGGCGCTGGTATATCATAATCGCGTGTACATCTATCTTACGAGCGATGTGCTCGAGTATGCAAACGATGGTTCGGTAAAAGAAAATAGTTACAGTAAAATTACCACCATTACCTGTATTTCTTCAGAGGATCTTCTTAACTGGACAGACCATGGGGAAATCCCTGTGGCTGGGCGCGAGGGTATCGCCACCTGGGCCCGCAACTCCTGGGCCCCTTCGGTAGTCTATAAAAAGATAGATGGTCTAGACCGCTTTTTTCTTTATTTTGCGGATAGCGCCAATGGGATTGGCGTTTTAGTAGGAGAAAGCCCTCTTGGCCCATGGAAAGATCCTCTGGGACGACCCCTGGTAAGTAAGAGTACGCCGGGTTTTGCGGATGTGCTCTGGTTATTTGACCCCGCCGTCCTCGTCGATGATGATGGAAAGGCCTATCTATATTGTGGCGGTGGGGTTCCTCCGGGGAAAGAAATAGACCCTGGCACTGCACGGGTGGTAAAGTTAGGGGATGACATGATTTCTCTGGATTTAGATGCAACGGGAGGAAAGGGTCTTCCATTGAATCCACCCTATCTTTTTGAAGATTCAGGCATTCATAAATATAAGGGGAAATATTATTACAGTTACTGTACGAATTTTTCTGGGGTCCATCCAAAAACTATCCCAACCGGGGCTATTGCGTATATGATTGGAGACACCCCTCTGGGACCCTTTAGTTTTGTAAAAACCGTCTTTGCCAATCCCTATCAATTTTTTGGTGTCGGGGGAAACAACCACCACGCTTTTTTTGAATTCCGCGGTGAGTGGTATATTGTCTATCACGCCCAAACCCTGGGAAAGGCCTTAGGAATCACCAAGGGATATCGGTCCCCCCACCTCAATAAAATGTATTTTGATGAAAACGCTCTTATCCAGGACATTGTGGGGGATTACAAGGGTGTTCCTCAGATAGCCTTCCTTAATCCCTATCAAAAAGTGGAGGCAGAAACGATGGCCTGGTCCGCAGGAATAGGCACAGAACCGTTAGAACAAAAAAAGCCCTTGACCAGCCCCGGGAACATGGTGGTGTGCGATATTGATACTGGAGATTGGATTGGCCTTTCTAAAGTAGATTTTGGGGAAGAGGGGGCCCAATCGATAACCTGTAACGTGTCGAGTACCTCAGAAGGGGGCTATATTGATATGTACCTGGATAGCTTAAACGGCCCTCGAGTAGGAACGGTGACAGTAAAAAATACGGGGGGCAATTGGGTGGAAAGAAGCACCCCTATTTCTCGGGTTACCGGAATACGGGATGTATACTTTTTGTTCAGGGGTGGAAAAGAACAGAAAAACCTTTTTAAACTCGATTGGTGGTCCTTCTCAAGAAAGAAGTAG
- a CDS encoding RtcB family protein yields the protein MTIIESPNLPIYSWVAELDTQTLEQARNLASLTVAYHHVALMPDAHVGFGMPIGGVAAIENAIIPNAVGVDIGCGMRAVKTDRPVPEPDILKKIVARIRQRIPLGFEHRKEPRKWEGFSRLPASPVIKEERDAAPYQLGTLGGGNHFIELQRDAEGFLWVMIHSGSRNFGLKIAEYYHRRARQFCEEHAISLPSRDLAYFPFETREGQEYFGAMQYALEFARENRRQLMEEVLLIIQEIMGDLAILDSLDIHHNYAAEELHFGKPVLVHRKGATAARSGERGIIPGSQGSASYIVLGKGKAESFQSSSHGAGRRMGREQARQRLNLEEERQRLERQGIVHSLRSQRDLDEAAGAYKDINQVMEAQKDLVDILVELHPVAVVKG from the coding sequence ATGACTATCATTGAGTCGCCCAACCTACCCATTTATAGCTGGGTAGCGGAGCTAGATACCCAAACCCTGGAACAGGCCCGGAACCTGGCATCCCTTACGGTGGCCTATCATCATGTGGCCCTTATGCCCGATGCCCACGTAGGATTCGGTATGCCAATTGGAGGGGTGGCCGCCATAGAGAATGCCATTATCCCTAACGCCGTCGGGGTTGATATTGGCTGTGGCATGAGGGCGGTAAAAACCGATAGGCCCGTGCCAGAGCCGGATATCCTTAAAAAGATTGTGGCCCGTATCCGACAACGGATCCCCCTGGGATTTGAACACCGGAAGGAACCTCGGAAATGGGAAGGTTTTTCTCGGCTTCCCGCAAGTCCTGTGATTAAAGAGGAACGAGATGCGGCCCCCTATCAATTGGGCACGCTTGGAGGTGGGAACCATTTTATTGAATTGCAACGGGATGCAGAGGGCTTCCTCTGGGTAATGATTCACTCGGGGTCTCGAAACTTTGGGCTTAAGATCGCCGAGTACTACCACCGCCGAGCCCGGCAGTTCTGTGAAGAGCATGCTATATCCCTGCCCAGTCGGGATCTGGCCTATTTCCCCTTTGAAACCAGGGAGGGACAAGAATACTTTGGGGCCATGCAGTATGCCCTGGAATTTGCCCGAGAAAATCGCCGGCAACTCATGGAAGAGGTGCTCCTGATTATTCAGGAAATTATGGGGGACCTTGCTATTCTTGATAGCCTGGATATTCACCATAACTATGCGGCGGAGGAACTCCATTTTGGTAAACCTGTCCTGGTGCATCGGAAGGGGGCTACCGCGGCCCGTTCGGGAGAACGGGGGATTATTCCGGGAAGCCAGGGAAGTGCAAGCTATATTGTGCTGGGCAAGGGAAAGGCCGAATCGTTCCAGTCTTCGAGCCACGGCGCCGGCCGCCGCATGGGCCGGGAACAGGCCCGTCAGCGCTTAAACCTGGAAGAAGAACGACAACGGCTTGAGCGCCAGGGGATTGTGCACAGCCTCCGTTCGCAGCGGGATCTGGATGAGGCGGCCGGCGCCTACAAGGACATCAACCAGGTAATGGAGGCTCAAAAGGACCTGGTAGATATCCTCGTGGAACTTCATCCGGTGGCGGTGGTAAAGGGGTAG
- a CDS encoding ABC transporter ATP-binding protein: MESILEVKSLQMHYMTSHGAVRAIDDISFNLFRGETLGLVGESGCGKTSLGTSLLRMPPPPGKYLGGEIILNGKNIIPLSEKEIRKNIRWRSISMVFQGAMNCLTPVFTIGKQMLETLNEHLSMPRKEAEDLISEYLQYVGLSKEVMHRYPHELSGGMKQRVVIASALFLKPSVVILDEPTTALDVIVQAQIINLLKRLKQQFNLSFIFITHDLALEAEIADRICVMYAGKIVELGSNEQIFGSQGPAHPYTQRLLNATPLLFRKTKQLEFIPGTPPDLIAPPKGCRFAPRCNKVFSRCYEEEPPLISLEEGHLCACWLHQQ, translated from the coding sequence ATGGAAAGCATTCTCGAAGTAAAATCCCTCCAAATGCATTATATGACGAGCCATGGAGCGGTGCGGGCAATAGACGATATTAGTTTTAACCTTTTCCGGGGCGAAACCCTGGGGCTTGTGGGAGAATCGGGGTGTGGAAAAACAAGCCTCGGTACATCCCTTCTCCGGATGCCGCCGCCACCAGGAAAATATCTGGGGGGAGAAATTATTCTAAATGGCAAAAATATTATTCCCCTTTCAGAAAAGGAAATCCGAAAAAACATCCGATGGCGAAGTATTTCCATGGTGTTTCAGGGAGCGATGAACTGTCTTACCCCTGTGTTCACTATTGGGAAGCAAATGCTGGAAACCCTGAATGAACACCTATCAATGCCCCGAAAAGAGGCAGAAGACCTTATCAGCGAGTATCTCCAGTATGTAGGTCTATCAAAAGAGGTGATGCACCGCTATCCCCACGAGCTTTCGGGGGGTATGAAACAGCGGGTGGTTATTGCGAGCGCCCTCTTTCTCAAACCTTCGGTGGTGATACTCGACGAACCCACCACAGCCCTCGATGTGATTGTCCAGGCCCAGATTATCAATCTGCTCAAACGATTAAAACAACAATTCAATCTTTCTTTTATTTTTATCACCCACGACTTAGCCCTAGAAGCGGAAATAGCGGATCGTATCTGCGTCATGTATGCGGGGAAAATCGTAGAATTGGGAAGCAATGAACAAATTTTTGGGTCCCAGGGTCCAGCCCATCCATATACCCAGCGATTATTGAATGCTACGCCCCTTCTTTTTAGAAAAACAAAACAACTGGAATTTATTCCCGGTACGCCTCCCGACCTTATTGCGCCGCCTAAGGGGTGCCGTTTTGCGCCTCGATGCAACAAGGTTTTTTCCCGTTGTTATGAAGAAGAGCCACCGCTCATTTCTCTTGAAGAGGGGCACCTCTGCGCCTGCTGGTTACATCAACAATAG
- a CDS encoding ABC transporter permease, whose amino-acid sequence MYKWFALKRIGKGVITYVIIMFILSALFNTVVDNTMRASIEEQVRAESVRLKNLQPEALQNFQQQRREALISLYRLDRPMLERIMFRTWNTITFNFGKSTSIRSSRGDREVLTIVGEAIPRTVLLFTVAAFFEIVVGIILGLKKAQKPGGFIDRSSSFITMIVYGMPTFWLAMILIMFFVYQLKLFPSGGIHSIPTPQGIMYFIDMLWHMALPMLTLVLIGFWGIAFVVRNIVLGILQDDYIMAARARGIPEQSVLFKHTLRTAAPPLITMSILSLLSSISGAIIFEGIFSWPGLGNLYWIAVQQNDIPVLMANLAITVGLYQIGLILLDLTYGFMDPRIKVGGK is encoded by the coding sequence ATGTATAAGTGGTTTGCCCTTAAACGAATAGGTAAAGGGGTTATTACCTATGTGATTATCATGTTTATCCTTTCGGCCCTTTTTAACACGGTAGTAGATAATACTATGAGGGCCTCTATCGAAGAACAGGTCCGTGCCGAATCGGTTCGTTTAAAAAACCTCCAGCCCGAGGCGCTCCAAAATTTTCAGCAACAGCGGAGAGAAGCGCTTATCTCGTTATACCGCCTCGATCGGCCCATGCTGGAACGCATTATGTTTCGCACCTGGAATACCATTACGTTTAACTTTGGTAAGTCCACCAGTATCCGTTCTTCCCGGGGAGATCGGGAGGTGCTTACCATCGTAGGAGAAGCAATCCCCCGGACAGTGCTCCTTTTTACCGTGGCCGCTTTTTTTGAAATTGTGGTGGGTATTATTCTAGGACTTAAAAAAGCACAGAAACCCGGCGGTTTTATTGATCGATCCTCTAGTTTTATCACCATGATCGTCTATGGGATGCCCACGTTTTGGCTTGCCATGATCCTTATCATGTTTTTTGTGTATCAACTTAAATTATTTCCCTCAGGTGGTATTCATAGCATTCCTACCCCTCAGGGTATTATGTACTTTATCGATATGCTCTGGCACATGGCACTTCCCATGCTTACCCTGGTTCTTATCGGGTTTTGGGGAATCGCCTTTGTGGTCCGCAACATAGTCCTCGGCATTTTACAGGATGATTATATTATGGCCGCCCGCGCCCGGGGCATCCCGGAACAGTCGGTGCTTTTTAAACATACCCTGCGGACCGCCGCCCCGCCGCTTATCACCATGTCCATACTTTCCCTCTTAAGTTCCATTTCAGGGGCTATCATTTTTGAAGGTATTTTTTCCTGGCCGGGCCTGGGAAATCTGTACTGGATAGCGGTACAACAGAACGATATCCCCGTTCTCATGGCTAATCTGGCAATCACCGTCGGACTTTACCAAATCGGACTTATACTTTTGGATCTCACCTATGGATTCATGGATCCTCGCATCAAGGTTGGAGGGAAATAG